The following are encoded in a window of Pseudomonas multiresinivorans genomic DNA:
- a CDS encoding PaaI family thioesterase — MPLDIEQLKLYTAHRGIAIPMLDLLQFRHAPAEDGNGPGRLVVRVEPQHVNGWANAHGGLIMTLLDVAMALSASDADEAGRGVVTVEMKTNFLRPGGEVGEVLEALGSVRHHTRSIAFCEAELRNSAGVAVASASGTFKYVNKPRPLADA, encoded by the coding sequence ATGCCCCTCGATATCGAACAGCTCAAGCTCTACACCGCACACCGTGGCATCGCCATTCCCATGCTCGACCTCCTGCAGTTCCGCCATGCCCCGGCGGAGGACGGCAACGGCCCCGGTCGCCTGGTGGTGCGCGTCGAACCGCAGCACGTGAACGGCTGGGCCAACGCCCATGGCGGGTTGATCATGACCCTGCTGGATGTCGCCATGGCCTTGAGTGCCAGCGATGCCGACGAAGCCGGCCGCGGCGTGGTGACGGTGGAAATGAAGACCAACTTCCTGCGGCCGGGCGGGGAAGTGGGCGAGGTGCTGGAAGCCCTTGGCAGCGTCCGCCACCACACGCGCTCCATCGCCTTCTGCGAGGCCGAGTTGCGCAATAGTGCCGGCGTGGCCGTGGCGTCCGCTTCCGGCACCTTCAAGTACGTCAACAAGCCGCGCCCGCTGGCTGACGCTTGA
- a CDS encoding M14 family metallopeptidase — protein MKIDCDFDSGNIQVIDDSDPRHVRLALRPDTKSPHFQWFHFKAEGLEPGQQYRFSLTNTPGSSYTGGWPGYNAVASYDQRDWFRVPSTYDSNGLHFSLDAEQPQAWFAYFEPYSRERHAELVKRAQANGAELLATGHSIEGRELPLLRIGKGAAGARKVWLIAQQHPGEHMAEWFMEGLIDRLQSGDAEVQRLLERADFYLVPNMNPDGAFHGHLRTNAAGKDLNRAWAAPSAEESPEVLFVQEQMANYGVDLFLDVHGDEEIPFVFAAGCEGNPEFTPRLDRLESLFRERLEANGEFQSVHGYPKDAPGQANLTLACNHVGRTYDCLSLTLEMPFKDHNLSPNLRTGWSGARSKALAEAVLVTVAGLVDELR, from the coding sequence ATGAAGATCGACTGCGATTTCGACAGCGGCAACATCCAGGTCATCGACGACAGCGACCCGCGCCACGTGCGCCTGGCGCTGCGCCCGGACACGAAGAGCCCGCACTTCCAGTGGTTCCACTTCAAGGCCGAGGGCCTTGAACCCGGCCAGCAGTACCGGTTCAGCCTGACCAATACCCCTGGCTCCAGCTACACCGGCGGTTGGCCGGGCTACAACGCCGTGGCTTCGTATGACCAGCGCGACTGGTTCCGCGTGCCCAGCACCTATGATTCCAACGGCCTGCACTTCAGCCTCGATGCCGAACAGCCCCAGGCCTGGTTCGCCTACTTCGAGCCGTACAGCCGCGAGCGCCATGCCGAGCTGGTGAAGCGCGCCCAGGCCAATGGCGCCGAGCTGCTCGCCACCGGCCACAGCATCGAAGGCCGCGAACTGCCCCTGCTGCGCATCGGCAAGGGCGCGGCGGGTGCGCGCAAGGTCTGGCTGATCGCTCAGCAACACCCCGGCGAGCACATGGCCGAGTGGTTCATGGAAGGCCTGATCGATCGCCTGCAATCGGGTGATGCCGAGGTCCAGCGCCTGCTGGAGCGCGCCGACTTCTATTTGGTGCCGAACATGAACCCGGACGGTGCCTTCCACGGCCATCTGCGCACCAATGCCGCCGGCAAGGACCTGAACCGTGCTTGGGCCGCGCCCAGCGCCGAGGAAAGCCCGGAAGTGCTGTTTGTCCAGGAGCAGATGGCGAATTACGGCGTCGACCTGTTCCTTGACGTGCACGGCGACGAGGAAATCCCCTTCGTGTTCGCCGCCGGCTGCGAAGGCAACCCGGAGTTCACGCCGCGCCTGGATCGCCTGGAAAGCCTGTTTCGCGAGCGTCTGGAAGCCAACGGCGAATTCCAGAGCGTGCACGGCTACCCGAAGGACGCCCCCGGCCAGGCCAACCTGACCCTGGCCTGCAATCACGTCGGCCGCACCTACGACTGCCTGTCGCTGACCCTGGAAATGCCGTTCAAGGACCACAACCTGTCGCCCAACCTGCGTACCGGCTGGAGCGGGGCGCGGTCGAAGGCGCTGGCGGAGGCGGTGCTGGTCACGGTCGCCGGGCTGGTCGACGAGTTGCGCTGA